GATGTAGGCGTTGGAGTTGAGGCCCTCGTCGACGCTGGCGGTGAACAGCCGGCCGGCCAGCCCGCTGCGCTCGACGGTCGCGATGCCCTCGGGAGCGGCCAGCGCGCAGATCACCGTGATGTCGCTTGCCCCGCGCGAGGCGAGTAGTTCACAACAATGCACCAGCGAGCCACCGGTGGCCAGCATCGGATCGAGCACCAGCACCGGCCGGCCGGCCAGCGAGTCGGGCAACGAGGCCATGTAGGCGACGGGCAGGTGGGTCTGCTCGTCACGGGCCAGCCCGACAAAGCCCATCTGGGACTCCGGCAGCAGGTTGAACGCCGCCTCGGCCATCCCCAGCCCGGCCCGCAGCACCGGAACCAGCAACGGCGGGTTGGCCAGCGTGGCGCCCAGCGTCGGGCCGACCGGGGTCCTGATCGGCACCTCGGTCACCGGCAACTGCCGGGTCGCCTCGTAGACCAGCAGCGTCGCCAGCTCACGCAGCGCCGCCCGGAACTCGGCATTGCTGCTGGTCTCATCCCGCATCACGGATAGGCGGGTGCGCACGATCGGGTGGTCCACGATGACGGTCTGCACGCCAGGAGCCTAGCGGCGAGCCGGGCAGGTCCATCGCAACGAACGCGACCCGGCGGTCCACGACCTAGACTGGCGCGCGTGAGTGTTCTCCTGAGCCAATCCGCCGGGACCGGCCCGGCCACATCAGGTCTGGCCGCGTCCAGCCTGGCTGAAGCAGGCCGCGACGACGCCTCGCTGCGCCGGTTCCTGCACGGCCTGCCGGGCGTCGACCAGGTCGGCGCCGAGGCCCGGGCGGCGGCGCTGGCGACTCGCAGCATCAAGACCAGCGCCAAGGCCTGGGCCATCGACATGTCCATCCGGATGGTCGACCTGACCACCCTGGAAGGCTCTGACACGCCGGGCAAGGTGCGCTCGCTGTGCGCCAAGGCCGCCCGGCCGGACCCCTCGGACGCCAGCGCGCCGCCGGTCGCCGCGGTCTGCGTCTACCCCGACATGGTCGAGGTCGCGGTTCAGGCGCTGCGCGGCACCGAGGTTCAGGTGGCCTCGGTGGCCACCGCCTTCCCGTCCGGCCGCGCCGCACTGGCCACCAAGCTGGTCGACGTCGCCGAGGCGGTCGCGGCCGGCGCGACCGAGATCGACATGGTGATCGACCGGGGCGCGTTCCTGGCCGGGAACTACCTGAAGGTGTTCTCCGAGATCGTGGCGGTCAAGCACGCCTGCGGACCCGCCCACCTCAAGGTGATCCTGGAAACCGGCGAGCTGGTCACCCTGGACGCGGTCCGGCGGGCGTCCTGGCTGGCCCTGCTGGCCGGCGGTGACTTTATCAAGACCTCGACCGGCAAGGTCAGCCCGGCCGCGACCCCGCCGGTGGCGCTGGTGATGCTGCAGGCGGTCCGGGACTTCGCGGCCCGCACCGGCGAGGTGCGCGGGGTGAAGCTGGCCGGCGGGATTCGCACCACCAAGGAGGCCGTCCGCTACCTGGTGATGGTCAACGAGGTGGCCGGGCAGCGCTGGCTGGACCCGCGGACGTTCCGGTTCGGCGCGTCCTCACTGCTCAATGACCTGCTGCAGCAGCGGCACAAACTGAGTTCGGG
The DNA window shown above is from Jatrophihabitans sp. and carries:
- the upp gene encoding uracil phosphoribosyltransferase; amino-acid sequence: MQTVIVDHPIVRTRLSVMRDETSSNAEFRAALRELATLLVYEATRQLPVTEVPIRTPVGPTLGATLANPPLLVPVLRAGLGMAEAAFNLLPESQMGFVGLARDEQTHLPVAYMASLPDSLAGRPVLVLDPMLATGGSLVHCCELLASRGASDITVICALAAPEGIATVERSGLAGRLFTASVDEGLNSNAYIVPGLGDAGDRQFGPR
- the deoC gene encoding deoxyribose-phosphate aldolase; translated protein: MSVLLSQSAGTGPATSGLAASSLAEAGRDDASLRRFLHGLPGVDQVGAEARAAALATRSIKTSAKAWAIDMSIRMVDLTTLEGSDTPGKVRSLCAKAARPDPSDASAPPVAAVCVYPDMVEVAVQALRGTEVQVASVATAFPSGRAALATKLVDVAEAVAAGATEIDMVIDRGAFLAGNYLKVFSEIVAVKHACGPAHLKVILETGELVTLDAVRRASWLALLAGGDFIKTSTGKVSPAATPPVALVMLQAVRDFAARTGEVRGVKLAGGIRTTKEAVRYLVMVNEVAGQRWLDPRTFRFGASSLLNDLLQQRHKLSSGAYDGPDYVTID